One genomic segment of Actinopolymorpha sp. NPDC004070 includes these proteins:
- a CDS encoding class I SAM-dependent methyltransferase: protein MTTGEEHRKHTQAGSFGAAADAYERGRPPYPPEAVTWLVPEHATTVVDLGAGTGKLTRALLAPGRTVIGVEPSAGMREQFSQVLPDVPVLEGTGESIPLPDSSVDALVCAQAWHWVDPEVAVPEVARVLRPGGRLGLVWNLRDASVPWVAELDRILRDYAAAPTEDRQVEHVGAPFGLVERQDFHWSHPMTAGDVMDMIASRSYVITLDSATREELLQRVRELLDTERPTAMPYTTECYRAELGQH, encoded by the coding sequence ATGACAACGGGTGAGGAGCACAGAAAGCACACGCAGGCAGGGTCTTTCGGGGCCGCGGCGGACGCTTACGAGCGCGGTCGACCGCCGTATCCGCCGGAGGCGGTGACCTGGCTGGTCCCCGAGCACGCGACCACCGTGGTCGATCTCGGCGCGGGCACCGGCAAGCTGACCCGCGCGCTGCTTGCCCCGGGCCGCACTGTCATCGGGGTGGAGCCCTCCGCCGGGATGCGCGAGCAGTTCTCCCAGGTGCTTCCCGACGTGCCGGTCCTGGAAGGAACAGGGGAGTCGATCCCGCTGCCCGACTCGAGCGTGGACGCGCTCGTCTGTGCGCAGGCCTGGCACTGGGTCGACCCGGAGGTGGCGGTCCCGGAGGTTGCCCGGGTGCTACGCCCGGGCGGTCGGCTGGGCCTGGTGTGGAACCTCCGCGACGCTTCGGTGCCCTGGGTCGCGGAGCTGGACCGGATCCTGCGCGACTACGCGGCGGCCCCGACGGAGGACCGTCAGGTGGAGCACGTCGGCGCACCGTTCGGACTCGTCGAACGCCAGGACTTCCACTGGAGCCACCCGATGACGGCCGGAGACGTCATGGACATGATCGCGTCCCGCAGCTACGTGATCACCCTCGATTCGGCGACCAGGGAGGAGCTTCTGCAGCGCGTGCGGGAGCTTCTGGATACCGAGCGTCCGACCGCCATGCCGTACACCACCGAGTGCTACCGAGCCGAGCTCGGACAGCACTGA
- a CDS encoding TIGR00730 family Rossman fold protein: MRRIAVFTGSTNGNSPTFATLAYSVGEELARREIGLVYGGGRAGLMGELSQGALDAGGEVIGVIPQAMVDREWARTDLTDLRVCATMHERKAIMADNADAFLALPGGLGTLEEIFEVWTWRQLGFHRKPVGFLNAEGFWQPLLDALHGISSAGFLSAVTLEDVVVDGNLSDVLKGLSQKLGA, translated from the coding sequence GTGAGACGGATCGCGGTGTTCACTGGTTCGACGAACGGCAACTCCCCCACCTTCGCGACGTTGGCCTACAGCGTCGGTGAGGAGTTGGCGCGGCGCGAGATCGGCCTCGTCTACGGAGGCGGCCGGGCGGGACTGATGGGTGAACTGTCCCAGGGTGCGCTGGACGCGGGCGGTGAGGTGATCGGCGTCATCCCGCAGGCGATGGTCGACCGCGAGTGGGCCCGAACCGACCTCACCGACCTCCGTGTCTGCGCCACGATGCACGAGCGCAAGGCGATCATGGCCGACAATGCCGACGCGTTCCTCGCCCTGCCCGGAGGCCTGGGCACGTTGGAGGAGATCTTCGAGGTGTGGACGTGGCGCCAGCTCGGCTTCCACCGTAAGCCGGTGGGATTCCTGAACGCCGAGGGGTTCTGGCAACCTCTCCTTGACGCGCTGCACGGGATCTCTTCTGCCGGATTCCTGTCCGCGGTCACGTTGGAGGACGTGGTTGTCGACGGCAACCTGTCCGACGTACTCAAGGGACTGTCGCAGAAGCTGGGCGCCTGA
- a CDS encoding SDR family oxidoreductase — translation MPGVLNGKVAVVTGATSGIGATTAEHMIDEGASVVLAGRRRHRGEEIATRLGPAAEFVATDVTSEHDMRALITRTAERFGRVDCLVNSAGDGGTPASVLSMDLQRLRYAFDVHVLGACAGVKYAAPIMVEQGSGSIVNVSSVSARLAGWSSTDYSAAKAALVHYTRCAAAELGAHGVRVNSVSPGPVLSGIQAKTAGVDPDRADDDPDALGALFAERLSTWQPFHRVGVPRDVASAIVWLASDASGFVTGHDLVVDGGLSSGRPARQAAADRAAIADHLASLAAVPRSDT, via the coding sequence ATGCCAGGCGTACTGAACGGCAAGGTCGCGGTCGTCACCGGCGCCACAAGCGGCATCGGCGCTACCACGGCCGAGCACATGATCGACGAAGGTGCCAGCGTCGTGCTGGCCGGACGGCGACGGCATCGCGGTGAGGAGATCGCCACCCGGCTGGGCCCGGCGGCGGAGTTCGTGGCGACGGACGTCACCTCCGAGCACGACATGCGTGCCTTGATCACCCGTACGGCAGAGCGTTTCGGACGCGTCGACTGCCTGGTCAACAGCGCAGGTGACGGCGGCACGCCGGCGAGCGTGCTCTCGATGGACCTGCAACGGCTTCGGTACGCGTTCGACGTGCACGTCCTCGGCGCCTGCGCAGGCGTGAAGTACGCTGCGCCGATCATGGTCGAGCAGGGGTCGGGCAGCATCGTCAACGTCAGCAGCGTGAGCGCGCGGCTGGCCGGCTGGTCGTCGACGGACTACTCCGCCGCCAAGGCCGCTTTGGTCCACTACACCCGGTGCGCCGCGGCCGAGCTCGGCGCCCACGGCGTGCGGGTCAACTCGGTCTCGCCCGGCCCGGTGCTGTCGGGCATCCAGGCGAAGACCGCCGGGGTTGATCCCGACCGAGCCGACGATGACCCCGATGCTCTCGGCGCGCTGTTCGCCGAGAGGCTCAGCACCTGGCAGCCGTTCCACCGGGTAGGCGTACCCCGAGATGTCGCGTCGGCCATCGTGTGGCTGGCCAGCGACGCCTCCGGGTTCGTCACCGGGCACGACTTGGTGGTGGATGGGGGCCTGAGCAGTGGGCGTCCCGCCAGGCAGGCGGCGGCCGATCGCGCCGCCATCGCCGACCACCTTGCGTCGTTGGCGGCCGTCCCTCGTTCCGACACGTGA
- a CDS encoding XRE family transcriptional regulator, whose translation MDDAEVRAAGSTESSGPDGWEARLPGRLAELRVEHDWSLDELARRTGVSRSTLSRLERAEISPTAALLGRLCSAYGKTMSQLLAEVESEAPQLVRSGQQLVWQDEASGFTRRSVSPPQPGLRGEVMEGVLQPGADIPYDRPPVPGQEQHVWVIRGVLELTLDSDVHQLRTGDVLRFRLWGSSRFRNPSTKPVRYMVVIIQQ comes from the coding sequence ATGGACGACGCCGAGGTGAGGGCGGCCGGCAGCACCGAGAGTTCCGGCCCGGACGGCTGGGAAGCCCGCCTGCCGGGCCGCCTCGCGGAGCTGCGGGTGGAACACGACTGGTCGCTGGACGAACTCGCACGGCGCACCGGTGTCAGCCGGTCCACCCTGTCCCGGCTGGAGCGTGCCGAGATCAGCCCGACGGCGGCGTTGCTGGGCAGGTTGTGCTCGGCGTACGGAAAGACCATGTCGCAGCTGCTGGCAGAAGTGGAGTCGGAGGCGCCTCAGCTGGTGCGTTCGGGCCAGCAGCTGGTGTGGCAGGACGAGGCGTCGGGCTTCACCCGAAGGTCGGTGTCCCCGCCTCAACCCGGCCTGCGTGGTGAGGTCATGGAGGGCGTGCTGCAGCCCGGCGCCGACATTCCCTACGACCGGCCTCCCGTCCCGGGCCAGGAGCAGCACGTCTGGGTGATCAGGGGAGTGTTGGAGCTCACCCTCGACAGCGACGTGCATCAGCTCCGGACCGGGGACGTGCTGCGATTTCGGCTCTGGGGAAGCTCGCGCTTTCGCAATCCGAGCACGAAGCCGGTCAGGTACATGGTGGTCATCATCCAGCAGTGA
- a CDS encoding N-acetyltransferase family protein — protein MSKDDLPTADVKVREATADDAPACAAIYAPYVENTAITFEIEPPSPAVMAERIESALRTHAWFVLEEQGRVVGYAYGGPFKTRAAYRWSCEVSVYLELGRRRSGGGRALYEALLPRLAERGFRTAAAGMTLPNDASVGFHQAMGFEPVGTYRRIGWKHGAWHDVAWAQRVIATGDDPPAEPH, from the coding sequence GTGAGCAAGGACGACTTGCCGACGGCAGACGTCAAGGTGCGCGAAGCCACCGCGGACGACGCCCCGGCATGCGCGGCGATCTACGCCCCGTACGTCGAGAACACCGCGATCACCTTCGAGATCGAACCGCCCAGCCCAGCAGTCATGGCGGAGCGGATCGAGTCGGCGCTGCGCACCCATGCGTGGTTCGTCCTCGAGGAGCAAGGCCGGGTTGTCGGTTACGCCTACGGCGGGCCCTTCAAGACGCGTGCCGCCTACCGCTGGTCCTGCGAGGTCAGCGTCTATCTCGAACTCGGCCGGCGCCGCTCCGGTGGTGGACGCGCGTTGTACGAGGCGCTCCTCCCACGTCTGGCCGAGCGCGGTTTCCGTACGGCCGCTGCCGGAATGACGCTGCCCAACGACGCGAGTGTCGGCTTCCATCAGGCCATGGGATTCGAACCTGTGGGGACCTACCGGAGAATCGGCTGGAAACACGGCGCCTGGCACGACGTGGCGTGGGCTCAGAGGGTGATCGCCACCGGCGACGACCCGCCGGCCGAGCCACACTGA
- a CDS encoding MFS transporter — MTFDSSPTFVAVDTGRRGQGGPDSPDSAGSQGPAAAGPRDRIVLLVLLTASFTLAVDFSILNVALPRIGTDVGFDLSGLQWISTAFAVCAAGFTLFFGRFADLFGRRRQFLAGIALLGVASLVGGLADAPWLLLVARVAQGLATAAVIPAAFSLLTTSFPEGPLRDRALGLNGALMAASFTTGAILGGLLTDLINWRWAFFINVIVAVLVLATGPAVLRESRADDRPPLDAPGAVTVTLALVAGVYGLTQAGERSWGDPRCWLFLVVAAALLVAFVIIERAVAQPLVPLRILARRTIGWGNLAGVLAFATETSVVFLLTLYLQKVRGYTPLQAGLAFAVLGVGTIAGGLVAPRVIGRIGGKRAIVTAFVVQAAATLPLVFLSQLPGWLAVLLVATFAGGVANLVAIVGFMVTATAGLPDAEQGLATGLATMSQQVGITLGTPVMSAIATAAGAGVAGNVQHGVATALAVNGAVCVVAAGLFALALPRTRRKARA; from the coding sequence ATGACCTTCGACTCCTCACCCACCTTCGTCGCCGTCGACACCGGGCGCCGCGGCCAGGGCGGCCCGGACAGCCCGGACAGCGCGGGCAGCCAGGGCCCCGCGGCTGCCGGCCCGCGCGACCGGATCGTGTTGCTCGTCCTCCTCACCGCGAGCTTCACCCTCGCCGTGGACTTCTCGATCCTGAACGTCGCATTGCCGCGCATCGGCACCGACGTGGGCTTCGACCTGTCCGGCCTGCAGTGGATCTCGACCGCCTTCGCCGTGTGCGCGGCAGGATTCACGTTGTTCTTCGGGCGATTCGCCGACCTGTTCGGCCGCCGGCGCCAGTTCCTGGCCGGCATCGCCCTGCTGGGGGTGGCCTCGCTGGTCGGCGGTCTGGCCGACGCGCCGTGGCTCCTCCTGGTCGCCCGCGTCGCCCAGGGCCTGGCCACGGCCGCGGTGATCCCGGCGGCGTTTTCGTTGCTGACCACCTCGTTTCCCGAAGGGCCTCTGCGCGACCGGGCTCTTGGCCTCAACGGTGCCCTGATGGCGGCCAGCTTCACCACCGGCGCGATCCTCGGCGGACTGCTGACCGACCTGATCAACTGGCGGTGGGCTTTCTTCATCAACGTGATCGTCGCCGTCCTGGTGCTCGCCACCGGACCGGCCGTGCTGCGGGAGAGCCGCGCGGACGACCGTCCCCCTCTCGACGCGCCGGGAGCGGTGACGGTGACCCTCGCGCTGGTCGCCGGGGTGTACGGCCTGACCCAGGCCGGTGAGCGTTCCTGGGGTGACCCGCGATGCTGGCTGTTCCTGGTGGTGGCCGCGGCACTGCTGGTGGCATTCGTGATCATCGAACGTGCCGTCGCCCAGCCGCTGGTGCCTCTACGGATCCTCGCGCGGCGCACGATCGGCTGGGGCAATCTGGCCGGCGTACTCGCGTTCGCGACCGAGACCTCGGTGGTCTTCCTGCTGACGTTGTACCTGCAGAAGGTACGCGGCTACACGCCCCTGCAGGCAGGGCTCGCGTTCGCGGTGCTGGGCGTGGGGACGATCGCCGGTGGGCTGGTCGCGCCGCGCGTCATCGGCCGGATCGGCGGCAAGCGAGCCATCGTCACCGCCTTCGTCGTACAGGCCGCGGCGACTCTCCCGCTGGTGTTTCTCAGCCAACTCCCCGGTTGGCTGGCCGTCCTGCTCGTCGCGACCTTCGCCGGTGGCGTCGCCAACCTGGTGGCGATCGTGGGGTTCATGGTGACCGCGACGGCCGGGCTTCCCGATGCCGAGCAAGGACTGGCCACCGGGCTCGCCACCATGAGCCAGCAGGTGGGAATCACCCTGGGCACACCGGTGATGTCGGCCATCGCCACGGCTGCCGGAGCCGGTGTCGCCGGCAACGTTCAGCATGGTGTGGCCACCGCGCTCGCCGTGAACGGCGCCGTCTGCGTGGTGGCTGCCGGGCTCTTCGCCCTCGCCCTTCCCCGTACGCGGAGGAAAGCCCGGGCGTGA
- a CDS encoding helix-turn-helix transcriptional regulator: protein MPADLQRVRKPNELGDFLRTRRASLRPEDAGITTWGSRRVPGLRREELAQLAGISVNYYTRLEQGQSTNAGDAIVEALARALNLDDAERAHLHTLARPVATKRRRGARTEAPTAGAIALVASMSNVPVLLLGRRNDVLAWNPLGHALLAGHLDPSAPARPETRPNQMRLLFLDPHIRELHRNWDEEAALAVASLRYTAAQYPDDRLLAELIGDLSINSPEFARLWAKHDVRLCSSGTKRLHHPEVGDLELHYEVLHLPDSNGQRLLTHTPAEGSSAADALSLLHRRLPRAP, encoded by the coding sequence ATGCCAGCCGACCTGCAGCGCGTACGGAAGCCCAACGAGCTCGGCGACTTCCTGCGCACGCGCCGGGCATCGCTGCGTCCCGAGGATGCCGGGATCACCACGTGGGGCAGCCGTCGCGTTCCCGGTTTGCGCCGGGAGGAGCTGGCCCAGCTCGCCGGTATCTCCGTCAATTACTACACCCGGCTCGAGCAGGGCCAGTCGACCAACGCCGGCGACGCGATCGTCGAGGCGCTCGCCCGGGCACTGAACCTCGACGACGCCGAACGCGCCCATCTGCACACGCTCGCCCGCCCCGTCGCCACCAAGCGGCGCAGGGGAGCCCGCACGGAGGCGCCGACCGCGGGCGCCATCGCCCTCGTCGCGTCCATGTCGAACGTCCCCGTCCTTCTGCTCGGCCGACGCAACGACGTACTCGCCTGGAATCCCCTCGGTCACGCGCTGCTCGCCGGTCACCTCGACCCGTCGGCGCCCGCACGGCCCGAGACGCGCCCGAACCAGATGCGGCTGCTGTTCCTGGATCCGCACATCCGCGAGCTGCACCGCAACTGGGACGAGGAGGCGGCCCTGGCCGTGGCGTCTCTGCGCTACACCGCCGCGCAGTACCCCGACGACCGGCTGCTGGCCGAGCTCATCGGTGACCTGTCGATCAACAGTCCGGAGTTCGCGCGCCTGTGGGCCAAGCATGACGTACGCCTGTGCTCCAGCGGCACGAAGCGTCTGCACCACCCGGAGGTCGGTGACCTCGAGCTGCACTACGAGGTCCTGCATCTGCCCGACAGCAACGGCCAGCGACTGCTCACCCATACTCCGGCCGAAGGGTCCTCCGCGGCAGACGCGCTCAGTCTCCTCCACCGCAGGCTTCCGCGTGCGCCATGA
- a CDS encoding methyltransferase — MDGDAWATLADLFADEAYASVKGYVRTYVMHQQLLEQLPAPPATVLDVGGGAGHQSFPLAQAGYDVTLLDPSPAMLDKARQRLGRLPEEVRQRVTLVEADGEHADEAVSGRRFGAVLCHGVLGYLEQPEPMVDQLCRCTAADGIVSIMTANAQAMAVRPALERRWEDALAAFDSRREIGVLGVPGRADTVDELGELMQRRGVEPVRWYGVWLFVDWLEFGGAELDPGDAKEVAATAAVELEASRRDPYRQLSRVFHLVGRKVGAKPTS, encoded by the coding sequence ATGGATGGCGACGCCTGGGCAACCCTTGCGGACCTGTTCGCCGACGAGGCCTACGCCTCGGTGAAGGGGTACGTCCGCACCTATGTGATGCACCAGCAGTTGCTGGAGCAGCTGCCGGCTCCGCCGGCGACGGTGCTCGACGTGGGTGGCGGTGCGGGCCATCAGTCGTTCCCGCTCGCCCAGGCCGGCTACGACGTGACGTTGCTCGACCCGTCACCGGCGATGCTGGACAAGGCCCGGCAGCGGCTCGGGCGACTGCCCGAGGAGGTCCGGCAGCGGGTGACGCTGGTGGAGGCCGACGGGGAGCACGCGGACGAGGCGGTGAGCGGCCGTCGGTTCGGGGCGGTGTTGTGCCACGGCGTACTGGGATACCTCGAACAGCCGGAGCCGATGGTCGACCAGCTGTGCCGGTGCACTGCAGCCGACGGCATCGTGTCGATCATGACCGCCAACGCACAGGCGATGGCCGTACGCCCCGCGCTGGAACGGCGGTGGGAGGACGCGCTGGCGGCGTTCGACTCCCGACGTGAGATCGGCGTGCTCGGGGTGCCTGGTCGCGCCGACACGGTGGACGAGCTCGGCGAGCTCATGCAGCGGCGCGGCGTCGAACCGGTGCGGTGGTACGGCGTGTGGCTGTTCGTCGACTGGCTCGAGTTCGGTGGAGCGGAACTGGACCCGGGCGATGCGAAGGAGGTGGCGGCGACGGCCGCGGTCGAACTCGAGGCCAGCCGTCGAGACCCGTACCGCCAGCTCAGCCGCGTCTTCCACCTCGTGGGCCGCAAGGTCGGTGCCAAGCCCACGAGCTGA
- a CDS encoding DUF222 domain-containing protein, with product MSDGSGFFGGDAGGGPGRRRVLPAGLAEMLPGPRLAVLVASVDRRLCNGFELEELVRARRKLIGWLEAECLSDVNELAHTAPGMPEEPAQRSVELDSMTQVVLEALLGWSGYHADWYLTLATTLPRLPRVRAALASGRLELAEVRIIVDRVTDAKPHLWGAIEDAIFPKVLELRGGLLRAMVEAEVVKADPDAAAKRHRAARAGRNVAIWPAVDGVADLAIRGLSADQAAEAYGYVDAIARAVKSSGDPRNLSQLRADVAYSLLAGTADITDCSAPSQADRPHDKTDQDQADQDDQDETGADQAAQEEPEPEQSETESEQGNTEQGNTEQGNTEQGNTEQGNTEQGNTEQGNTEQ from the coding sequence GTGAGCGACGGTAGTGGTTTCTTCGGCGGCGACGCGGGTGGGGGCCCGGGTCGTCGCCGGGTGCTGCCTGCTGGGTTGGCGGAGATGCTGCCCGGGCCGCGGCTTGCTGTGCTGGTTGCCTCGGTGGACCGCAGACTGTGTAACGGGTTCGAGCTGGAGGAGCTGGTCAGGGCGCGTCGGAAGCTGATCGGCTGGCTTGAGGCCGAGTGCCTGTCCGATGTGAACGAGTTGGCCCACACCGCCCCCGGTATGCCCGAGGAGCCGGCGCAACGCAGTGTCGAGTTGGACTCGATGACCCAGGTCGTTCTGGAGGCTCTGCTGGGATGGTCCGGCTATCACGCCGACTGGTATCTGACGCTGGCCACCACCCTTCCCCGCCTGCCCCGGGTGCGTGCGGCGTTGGCGTCGGGGCGGTTGGAGTTGGCTGAGGTCCGCATCATTGTGGACCGGGTCACCGACGCCAAACCGCATCTGTGGGGCGCGATCGAGGACGCGATCTTCCCCAAGGTGCTGGAGCTTCGTGGTGGGTTGTTGCGGGCGATGGTGGAGGCGGAGGTGGTCAAGGCCGACCCGGACGCTGCCGCCAAACGCCACCGTGCCGCAAGGGCCGGGCGGAACGTCGCGATCTGGCCTGCCGTCGACGGTGTCGCCGACCTCGCCATCCGCGGACTGTCCGCGGACCAGGCCGCGGAGGCGTACGGCTACGTCGACGCCATCGCCCGGGCCGTCAAGTCCAGCGGCGACCCCCGCAACCTCAGCCAGTTGCGTGCGGACGTGGCCTACTCCCTACTCGCCGGCACCGCCGACATCACCGACTGCTCAGCCCCAAGCCAAGCTGACCGGCCCCACGACAAGACCGACCAGGACCAGGCCGACCAGGACGACCAGGACGAGACTGGGGCGGACCAAGCGGCTCAGGAAGAGCCTGAACCGGAGCAGTCTGAGACTGAGTCTGAGCAGGGCAACACCGAGCAGGGCAACACCGAGCAGGGCAACACCGAGCAGGGCAACACCGAGCAGGGCAACACCGAGCAGGGCAACACCGAGCAGGGCAACACCGAGCAG
- a CDS encoding HNH endonuclease has protein sequence MTTLMGLSTRPGELGGFGPVITEVAERLVANNLTNPEARFSVGVTHPVTGRLLHLHPIPARFLRGLQAELVHARDQRCAWTTCRRPAATCHLDHNTEHAYGGSTSVDNIAPLCPRHHKAKTERDWKLHQTGPGEHTLTDPFGRSYSSRAPSLTDPVPASSAPPESATAAAGTAHDDLPPF, from the coding sequence TTGACCACGTTGATGGGACTGTCCACCCGGCCCGGTGAACTCGGCGGGTTCGGCCCCGTCATCACCGAAGTCGCCGAGCGCCTCGTGGCGAACAACCTCACCAACCCCGAAGCCAGGTTCAGCGTGGGTGTCACCCACCCGGTCACCGGACGGTTACTCCATCTGCATCCGATACCGGCGAGATTCCTGCGCGGACTACAAGCCGAGCTCGTCCATGCCCGCGACCAGCGCTGCGCATGGACCACCTGCAGACGCCCGGCAGCGACCTGCCACCTGGACCACAACACCGAACACGCCTACGGCGGTTCGACGTCCGTGGACAACATCGCACCTCTGTGCCCACGCCACCACAAGGCCAAGACCGAGCGCGACTGGAAGCTCCACCAGACCGGGCCGGGCGAACACACCCTCACCGACCCCTTCGGCCGCAGCTACAGCAGTCGAGCGCCCTCCCTCACCGACCCGGTGCCAGCCAGCTCGGCACCACCCGAGTCGGCAACCGCCGCCGCCGGGACGGCCCACGATGACCTACCGCCGTTCTGA
- a CDS encoding phosphotransferase, with amino-acid sequence MTIENRATSAGPTAPAEPHSAVDVIYSMVDPTWIARLVADEYDVGVPDDCRLLFAGHNDTYEISVGERRYAFRLHTRGKWWLRGEGDVRFELDLLTHLHSHGVPVSYPLPRRNGDALGTIPAPEGGRFYSLFSWAPGAPPSGALTVGQAYAVGRTLATIHVTADLHTPEHPRYHLDEAAKLDRPLAELDEAIRAASPEDEQTIRHYAAEIRAQLAAFDPGPTGWGIIHADVQPLNYHFDADSNGDSDSDSITVFDFDMCGYGWRAYDLAYCYTRTGEPQRSAMLDGYQSVRPLSDAEHSMLTTFGRLAWIAHDGRPVARLAQLMRDPYYSGSL; translated from the coding sequence ATGACCATCGAGAACCGTGCAACGTCGGCCGGCCCTACCGCGCCGGCGGAACCCCACAGCGCCGTCGACGTCATCTACTCGATGGTCGACCCGACGTGGATCGCGCGACTGGTGGCGGACGAGTACGACGTCGGCGTCCCGGACGACTGCCGCCTGCTCTTCGCCGGTCACAACGACACCTACGAGATTTCTGTCGGAGAGCGGCGGTACGCGTTCCGCCTGCACACCCGGGGAAAGTGGTGGCTTCGCGGCGAGGGCGACGTCAGGTTCGAACTCGACCTGCTGACCCACCTGCACAGCCACGGGGTTCCGGTCTCGTACCCACTCCCCCGGCGAAACGGCGACGCTCTGGGAACGATCCCAGCCCCCGAGGGTGGGCGGTTCTACTCGTTGTTCTCCTGGGCGCCCGGCGCACCCCCTTCCGGGGCGCTGACCGTCGGCCAGGCGTACGCCGTCGGGCGAACCCTCGCCACCATCCACGTCACCGCGGACCTCCACACGCCCGAACATCCGCGTTATCACCTCGACGAGGCAGCGAAGCTCGACCGGCCGCTCGCCGAACTCGACGAGGCCATTCGCGCCGCAAGCCCCGAGGACGAGCAGACCATCCGCCACTACGCCGCCGAGATCCGTGCGCAGCTCGCGGCGTTCGACCCCGGGCCGACCGGCTGGGGCATCATCCACGCCGACGTCCAGCCGCTCAACTACCACTTCGACGCCGACAGCAACGGCGACAGCGACAGCGACAGCATCACGGTCTTCGACTTCGACATGTGCGGATACGGTTGGCGGGCGTACGACCTCGCCTACTGCTACACGCGTACCGGCGAGCCGCAACGCTCGGCGATGCTCGACGGATATCAGAGCGTTCGCCCGCTCAGCGACGCCGAGCACTCCATGCTCACGACGTTCGGCAGGCTCGCCTGGATCGCTCACGACGGACGACCGGTCGCCCGCCTGGCACAGCTGATGCGCGACCCGTACTACTCGGGTTCACTGTGA
- a CDS encoding MmcQ/YjbR family DNA-binding protein, translating into MASRAWDEVRAFALAMPRAIEDQPWDEVVIKIDHPPRRRGNGLAYGPMFLWLSRPDAPVPAASVKLRASYDQAVAEGAATPTTMSGLGHWGWLTVPLLHADLDLVRDWIDESYRTVAPKKLLAELDRTAGDHHDRGNPR; encoded by the coding sequence ATGGCCTCCCGGGCGTGGGACGAGGTACGGGCGTTCGCTCTCGCCATGCCGCGTGCGATCGAGGACCAGCCCTGGGATGAGGTCGTGATCAAGATCGACCACCCGCCCCGCCGAAGGGGCAACGGCTTGGCGTACGGGCCGATGTTCCTGTGGCTCAGCCGCCCGGACGCACCGGTGCCGGCGGCCTCGGTGAAGCTCAGGGCGTCCTACGACCAGGCGGTCGCGGAGGGCGCAGCGACCCCGACCACGATGAGCGGCCTCGGCCACTGGGGCTGGCTGACCGTCCCCCTGCTCCACGCGGACCTCGACCTCGTGCGCGACTGGATCGACGAGAGCTACCGCACCGTCGCGCCGAAGAAGCTTCTCGCCGAACTCGACCGGACGGCCGGCGACCATCACGACCGAGGGAATCCGAGATGA
- a CDS encoding phytanoyl-CoA dioxygenase family protein — protein MTATTAALGSELDVPYEGLPPTATADFTRDGFIHLSGVLSPQTIAEYEPVVTGEVIRLNTQHLPLAERDTYGKAFLQVTNLWEHNAKVKELVHSRRLAGIAAKLLGVHAVRLYHDQALYKEAGGGITPWHADQYYWPLSSDRVCTIWLPMQETPYEMGPLAFARGSHNFSIGRDLAISDESEARLSELVAEQDFEHVEQPFALGDASFHRGWTFHHAGPNHSGIPRRVMTVIYMDADIRVAEPVNDNQIADRNWMPGTEIGQVPDTPRTPVLYDGLRAD, from the coding sequence ATGACTGCTACGACGGCAGCGCTGGGATCCGAGCTGGACGTTCCCTACGAGGGGTTGCCGCCGACGGCCACCGCCGACTTCACCCGGGACGGCTTCATCCACCTGTCGGGAGTGCTGTCCCCGCAGACCATCGCGGAGTACGAGCCCGTGGTCACCGGCGAGGTGATCCGGCTGAACACCCAGCACCTGCCGCTGGCGGAGCGCGACACCTATGGCAAGGCGTTCCTGCAGGTGACCAACCTCTGGGAACACAACGCGAAGGTGAAGGAACTCGTCCACTCCCGGCGTCTTGCCGGCATCGCCGCGAAGCTCCTGGGCGTGCACGCGGTGCGGCTCTACCACGACCAGGCGCTTTACAAGGAAGCCGGTGGTGGGATCACCCCATGGCACGCCGACCAGTACTACTGGCCGTTGTCGAGTGACCGGGTGTGCACGATCTGGCTGCCGATGCAGGAGACGCCGTACGAGATGGGTCCACTGGCGTTCGCCCGGGGCAGCCACAACTTCTCCATCGGCCGCGACCTGGCGATCAGCGACGAGTCGGAGGCGAGGCTGAGCGAACTGGTCGCAGAGCAGGACTTCGAGCATGTGGAGCAGCCGTTCGCGCTCGGTGACGCGAGCTTCCACCGCGGCTGGACCTTCCACCACGCGGGGCCGAACCACAGCGGCATTCCGCGCCGGGTGATGACCGTGATCTACATGGACGCCGACATCCGGGTCGCCGAGCCGGTCAACGACAACCAGATCGCCGACCGCAACTGGATGCCGGGGACGGAGATCGGCCAGGTCCCTGACACCCCGCGCACCCCGGTGCTCTACGACGGCCTGCGAGCAGACTGA